TGTCGGGGGGACTCGACTCGGGCGCCGTGGTGGCGGGAATGGCGCGCAATTCAGAGGCGGCGTTCGCCACGTTCTGCGTCGGGTCCGACGAGGTTACCTTCGACGAGCGCGAGCACGCCCGCGCGGTCGCGGCGCACTGCGGCACGACCCACCACGAGGACTCCGTGGGGCCCGGCCTGATAGGCGATGTCCGCCGTATGGTGGCAGCGCTCGACGAGCCCTCCGATCCCATCTCCGCGTGCCTGTTCGAGGCTGCGCGGCTCGCCTCCCGGCACGTCAAGGTGGTGCTCACGGGCGACGGCGGCGACGAGGTGTTCGCGGGGTTCGACCGGTACGCGGCTTTCGACAGGGTAGGCAGATACGCGGCCCTGCCGAGGTGGCTGCGGGAGGGCGTGCTACGACCCATGATCCGGCGCATTCCGCAGGAGTTCGGCTACAAGAGCCTGCCCCAGAGGGCGCGCTGGCTGGACGCCGTGTCCGCCGCGGACCCCGCGCGGCGGTACGCGCGCATGACGACCTTCTTCCGCTTCGGAGAAGCGGAGAAGCAGTGGCTGTACGGACCCGCGCTCGCCGGGCCCCTGAAGGGCGCCGACGCCGAGGCGGCCGTGGCCGAGCCGTTCCGCGCCGCGGACGCCCGGGATGCGCTGCACCGCATGATCTCGGCGGACCTGCTCACGCGCCTCCCCGAGCACACGCTCATGCTGGCCGACCGCACGAGCATGGCGCACGGACTGGAGGCCCGCGCCCCGCTGCTGGATCACGAGCTCGCGGAATTCACGTCTCGCATGCCCGCCCGCCTGAAAGCCGAGCGCGGCAGAACGAAGATCGCGCTCCGGCGCGCGGTGCGTGACTGGCTTCCCGCCAAGATCGTCTCACGTCCGAAGCAGGGGTTCATGTTCCCCGTCGCTTTCTGGCTGGACCGGGATCGATTGAACACAGTGCGCGACTCCCTCGCGCGCGGGCCCCTGGTGCGGGCGGCGTGGATCCGCGAAGAAGCCCTGGACCGGCTCGTGCGGGAACACCTCGCGAGACGCGAGGACCACCACGTCCGTCTCTGGATGCTCCTGAATCTGGATGCGTGGTATCGCATCTTCGTCGACGATGACCCGGCGACCGTCCCCCGGTCGCCCCAAGCACAGGTGAACGCATGATCGGGACACGGTCGCGGGAGGCCGCGCTGGATCCGCAGCTCGAGCGGACCAGCGCGTCGGTGAGGGACTACTGGGACGCCCACACGCTGGGGTTCCAGTACGTGTCGGATGAGAGCATCGAGGTCGGGACGCCGGCGTTCTTCGACCACATCCGGCCCTGGATGAATCCGTACAAGTTCCCCTGGATAATGGACCGGATCGAGCGAGAGTCGGCCGGGCTGCGGGGCAAGACGCTGCTCGAGATCGGCTGCGGCATGGGCTACGACAGCCTCGAATTCCTGAAGCGCGGCGTGCGGGTCACGGCGACGGATCTGACTCCGAACGCGGTCCGCATCGCCGAGCGCCATTTCGAAGTCGAGGGTGTGCGGGCGGACGACGTGCGCGTGGAAAACGCTCTCTCTCTGTCGTTCCCCGACGAGACCTTCGACGCGGTCTGGTCCAACGGCGTGCTGCACGCCACCGGAAACACCGAGAGGGCCATCGCCGAGGCGCGGAGGGTGCTCAAGACCGGCGGCCGGGCGATCATCTCGCACTTCTACCGCAAGCCTTCGTGGATGTGGACGATCCACCGGCTGGGCCGCGAGAACATCGAGTACAAGGAAGAGGACCCGCCGGTGAACCAGTTCTATACCGACGAGGAAATCCTCGCCATGTTCAAGGGCTTCCGGATCGAGGAAGCAACGCACGAGCACCACAGGGCGCTGCCGGCGAAGCGAAGCGGGCTCAAGGCTGCGCTTTATCACTACGGCTTCAAGCCGCTTTACAACGCGCTGCCCGAACGCACGG
This genomic stretch from Gemmatimonadota bacterium harbors:
- a CDS encoding methyltransferase domain-containing protein, with the protein product MIGTRSREAALDPQLERTSASVRDYWDAHTLGFQYVSDESIEVGTPAFFDHIRPWMNPYKFPWIMDRIERESAGLRGKTLLEIGCGMGYDSLEFLKRGVRVTATDLTPNAVRIAERHFEVEGVRADDVRVENALSLSFPDETFDAVWSNGVLHATGNTERAIAEARRVLKTGGRAIISHFYRKPSWMWTIHRLGRENIEYKEEDPPVNQFYTDEEILAMFKGFRIEEATHEHHRALPAKRSGLKAALYHYGFKPLYNALPERTALKWAYKLSVTAVKV
- a CDS encoding asparagine synthase C-terminal domain-containing protein codes for the protein PVAIDYYLSLRCIPPPLTMLRGVRKLAAGHLLFWRDGEVRTERYWGLSFAPDESRSDASWVEELEARLDDAVRSHMVSDVPVGAFLSGGLDSGAVVAGMARNSEAAFATFCVGSDEVTFDEREHARAVAAHCGTTHHEDSVGPGLIGDVRRMVAALDEPSDPISACLFEAARLASRHVKVVLTGDGGDEVFAGFDRYAAFDRVGRYAALPRWLREGVLRPMIRRIPQEFGYKSLPQRARWLDAVSAADPARRYARMTTFFRFGEAEKQWLYGPALAGPLKGADAEAAVAEPFRAADARDALHRMISADLLTRLPEHTLMLADRTSMAHGLEARAPLLDHELAEFTSRMPARLKAERGRTKIALRRAVRDWLPAKIVSRPKQGFMFPVAFWLDRDRLNTVRDSLARGPLVRAAWIREEALDRLVREHLARREDHHVRLWMLLNLDAWYRIFVDDDPATVPRSPQAQVNA